In one Anaerohalosphaeraceae bacterium genomic region, the following are encoded:
- a CDS encoding alpha-L-fucosidase, which translates to MWKSFQTRPVPQWLPEAKFGILICWGPYSVPAYDNEWYFRNMYLEDHPVYRHHREKYGDPSGFGYKDFFPLFRAERFNPEEWAALMAEAGARFGGLAAEHADGFSMWASRINRWNAMDMGPRRNIAAELASALEKRGLKVVLSFHHSSNLLPNTFPAKAGWDTADPQYADLYGKFLDPVVGFERWLVKIQEAVEACSPDMVLFESGLEGIPDSYKSRLAAFFSGQQEPFVLAGLPQDFSAGAGIPILEPARIQTIQPSLWLAVDSIGTDSRCFTESLHLKSPRELIYQMIDVVSKKGVWLLTISPRADGTIPSDQQQILSEIGRWLRVNGAAVYSTRPWDFYGEGGVSPGLDETASVLRFTADDRALYIIIFGWPQSPLRPRSLQVRASDSRSQVTLLGLSDSLTFRVDRNRRLEIDVPDLPPSQRPCQYAYVFKLEGFDIQADPFYGPDALVLEAAAALLEGERLHRREQSGLPRIIWEDPQEKIHWLVSVRKAGRYAVRLEGSAAIGPVSLMLSWSSERLQFVFPRTEGWETLRFAEAGTIRFPRAGVYHLTLQAGDLKNWRPVNLGRIRLAPQ; encoded by the coding sequence ATTTGGAAGTCTTTTCAAACTCGTCCAGTACCGCAGTGGCTACCGGAGGCGAAGTTCGGCATTCTTATCTGCTGGGGGCCGTACAGCGTACCCGCCTATGATAACGAATGGTACTTTCGAAATATGTATCTTGAAGACCATCCGGTTTATCGGCATCATCGGGAAAAATACGGAGACCCATCCGGATTCGGCTATAAGGATTTTTTCCCGCTCTTTAGGGCGGAACGTTTTAATCCTGAAGAATGGGCGGCCCTGATGGCAGAAGCGGGGGCACGCTTCGGCGGTCTGGCGGCCGAACATGCCGACGGGTTTTCGATGTGGGCCAGCCGAATCAACCGCTGGAATGCAATGGATATGGGGCCTCGACGAAACATTGCCGCCGAGCTGGCAAGTGCGTTGGAAAAACGCGGGCTGAAGGTGGTGCTGAGCTTTCATCATTCGTCCAATCTCCTCCCGAACACGTTTCCCGCCAAAGCAGGTTGGGATACGGCAGACCCTCAATATGCCGACCTGTATGGAAAGTTTCTCGACCCCGTTGTGGGGTTTGAACGCTGGCTGGTCAAAATCCAGGAGGCCGTTGAGGCTTGCAGCCCCGATATGGTCCTTTTTGAGTCAGGCCTTGAGGGGATTCCGGATTCTTACAAAAGTCGGTTGGCCGCCTTCTTTTCCGGACAGCAGGAGCCATTTGTTTTAGCCGGGCTGCCGCAGGATTTTTCCGCAGGCGCAGGAATTCCGATTCTGGAACCGGCACGCATTCAGACAATCCAGCCCTCTCTCTGGCTGGCTGTTGATTCCATCGGCACAGACAGCCGGTGTTTTACTGAGTCGCTGCATTTGAAATCGCCCCGGGAGCTGATTTATCAAATGATTGATGTTGTCAGCAAAAAGGGAGTTTGGCTTTTGACCATCAGTCCTCGTGCCGACGGAACAATCCCTTCGGATCAGCAGCAGATTCTCTCCGAGATTGGGCGGTGGCTTCGGGTCAATGGAGCGGCGGTTTATTCGACCCGCCCCTGGGACTTTTACGGAGAAGGTGGTGTTTCCCCTGGTTTGGATGAAACAGCATCCGTGCTTCGGTTTACTGCTGATGATAGGGCGCTTTATATCATCATATTCGGCTGGCCGCAAAGTCCTTTGCGGCCCAGGTCCCTGCAGGTGCGTGCCTCCGATTCCCGGTCCCAAGTCACCCTTTTGGGCTTGTCTGATTCCTTGACGTTCCGCGTTGACCGCAATCGCCGATTGGAAATCGATGTGCCCGACCTTCCCCCCTCGCAGCGTCCCTGCCAATATGCGTATGTCTTCAAATTGGAAGGGTTTGATATCCAGGCCGACCCCTTTTACGGGCCTGATGCACTGGTGCTCGAAGCCGCTGCCGCACTCCTCGAAGGAGAACGTCTTCACCGCCGGGAACAAAGCGGTTTGCCCCGGATTATCTGGGAGGACCCGCAGGAGAAAATCCATTGGCTTGTTTCTGTTCGAAAGGCCGGACGCTATGCGGTTCGTCTGGAGGGTTCTGCGGCGATTGGACCGGTTTCGCTGATGCTTTCCTGGAGTTCGGAAAGACTCCAGTTTGTGTTTCCTCGAACAGAGGGCTGGGAAACGCTCCGGTTTGCGGAGGCGGGGACCATCCGCTTTCCGCGGGCGGGAGTCTATCACCTGACGCTTCAGGCAGGGGATTTGAAAAACTGGCGTCCGGTTAATCTGGGCCGGATTCGTTTGGCACCTCAATAG